ccacaagtgtgtaTGGACCTCTTCACATTGAGAGAGAAGCAGACCAGGTATTAAACCCAtgtactggccagatttgaccagggcaggatgatACTGTTAGAGAGTCTGCATAtaattgcagctgggtgtgtccccacccatgtgaatgctggtgaaagtgcaagcttggagggttttgaaacttgtcacagcagcacagtctgagagggagcccaggctggtgggtcagagggctcagtggtaccccatttccaggtggcaccctgggagTCCGATCACAGATGGGTCCCGAGGAGGGGTATGATTTCATCAACAGAGCCTGGTATAGAGTCCGTAGGTTACCTGAGAAGAGAAACTGAGGTAAGAGTGCTTGTCACGCTGGGACCTGCTGCCAGATAGTGCTTTGGGTGGAGTCCCTTTATCTCTCTATCTATCACACCCGTCGGTGTGATACCAAGCACTGTATGTATCTGATATCCTCATTCAGTCCCTTCTCTTCACAATGCCAcatttaaaacttttattttgcATCCATACAAATAAATTATCCCATCCACACATATAAAAtttggaagggaggagagagggagaagagaaatctAAAGAGAGACAGACCATGGTTAGAAAGACAAAGTCAGTGATGGTTGTCAGATGGCTGCACAACTCAACTGTTCTTTGAAACTGTTCTTGTTTTtagcaagaaaaagaaagaaagaaacagtcataataacaaaaggagtacttgtggcaccttagagactaaccaatttatttgagcatgagctttcgtgagctacagctcacttcatcggatgcatactgtggaaactgcagaagacattatatacacagagaccatgaaacaatacctcctcccaccccactctcccgcgggcaacagcttatctaaagtgatcatcaagttgggccatttccagcacaaatccaggttttctcaccctccgccccccccacacacacaaactcactctcctgctgctaatagcccatccaaagtgaccactctcttcacaatgtgtatgataatcaaggtgggccatttcctgcacaaatccagcttctctcaccccctcacccccctccaaaaaccacacacacaaactcactctcctgctggtaatagcctatccaaagtgaccactctccttacaacgtgcatgaaaatcaaggtgggccatttccagcacaaatacaggttttctctcccccccccctttccaaaaaacacacacacacaaactcactctcctgctggtaatagctagtAATAGTGACCACTTTGGATAACCTGGGAACCACCGGctcggctggcagggggctgcgggtcgggagtgaggggcaccgggagagcgggggggggaggggctgggctggcagggggctgcgggtcgggagtgaggggcaccgggagagcgggggggggggctgggctggcagggggctgcgggtcgggagtgaggggcaccgggagagcgggggggggaggggctgggctggcagggggctgcgggtcgggagtgaggggcacgggggggggagggcaggggctggactGGTGACACTCTGCCTCCCGCTTCCGCTCTACTCCTCTGGAGGACTAGAAGACGCTCTATCCCCCGCCGGGCCGCAGTTGTCTGCTCCGAACGCTCGCACACGTGGGGGGCCGGAGTGGAGGAGAAGCCGcgcagctgtggggtgaggggggcacAAGGAGACTTGATTAAGGGACAGGGATCAGCCCTTTTTAAGGAGGCACCGTGGGTGGGAATAATCAGGGGTGGATGATTTATTGAGGAGTCCCCTGGAGGGCTGAGGGGGCacggatgggggggcgggggcagggttggggtgagagggggctgggtgggaggagggttgCGGGTGTGGTTATGGGAGGCACTGGGGCACCGGGGGGGGTAGGAGTTATGGGTACTGGGGGTTGTAAATTGATGGAAGTAAAGATGCCCCCCACCCGTCCCGGTGCCGGAGGGGCTTGGGGGCCTGGCTGAGACCTGTGGTAGCTCAGAGCAGCGCTGGTCAGGGTGCCGCTGGCCACCCAGCTAATCCGATGGCTTTTCTCGCAGGCAACCATGGAGCTGGGCACCTCCTGCTTCCAGTCGGACCTGGACTTCTGCCCGGAgtgtgggaccatcctgcccctGCCAGGCGTCCAGGACAAGGTGACGTGCGTGCGCTGCTCCTTCTCCATTGACGTACGAGGTGAGGGTGGCAGCATCGCACCCCACACACATACTGGCATGTATCTAGGGGGGCTGAATTCCCCTCTGTCCACTAGTGAAATCCCTCGGGGAAAGGACGGGGGGgccagtgggttagagcagggcaggctggaagtcaggactcctgggttctgtccccagctctgggaggggagtggggtccagtgctGGCCCTCTGAGAGACAAGTCTCTGAAGTGCATTAGTTCCTCTGTCTGACGCTCACATCCCTCAATAACGCTCTTCCTCTCCCTGCACAGATTTCGAAGGGAAGGTGGTCCAGTCGTGTGTCGAGTTCAACCGGCTGGGCTCTGTGGCTCTGATGATCATGGACGACGGGCAGGAGGTCAAGGGACCCATGGTGAGTGGGGATTTCTGTGGGTGGGCGGGAAGGAAAACACACGTCAAGAGTCTCCTAACATCCTGCAGCAGGAAGTCCCACCGGTACATTATCACCTGACCTTGACTTATTTCCCTTTTATCCCAGTGGAGGAGTTTTTTGCGGGAGTGGGAGGGAATCTTCATTCCATGGATTTGACTCTGCCTTGGTGATCCTTTCAGATCGACAGGAAGTGCCCCCAGTGTGGTCACGAGGGCATGGTCTATCACACCCGGCAGATGAGATCAGCGGACGAAGGACAGACCGTCTTCTACACCTGTGGCCAGTGCAAGTAAGGCGCCGTCCCTTCCCTACTGCCCTCGTGAGAGGGGAAAGACAGGAAAGTTACTGCCTACAGGGGAAGAGACCCGTCCCCAGGTGACCTAGATCTCAGCTGTATTTCCTCATCAGCTAAACCGATCCAGGTTGTTCCCTTAAAATGAGACCTCACGGTTagcccaacccccccaaaaaaccaaaggGAACACCCAGAAAAATAATAGTCAGCTGTGGTTTCTTGTTGTACAAGGTGTACACAATGTGCTCCCAAGCATTTCAGCTAGTCATATTTATAGGATGATTTTATACGTTACAAAACTcttcactaaaatccaacccaccCGTTTGTCCCAGTTCCTTTTGTTCTGTACCTTTCCTTATCTTTGTTGTGGATACTGGCATTCCAGGTACTGGTCCGTGAAGGGGCCTCCCTGGCTTGCACACAAGGCGTGTATCTTGCGTTTAGCATCAGCAGATTGGAAAATCTAGGTGGCGTTACTGCAGGATATTGTGGGATGTAGCTTAGATGTTTCCCAGAGTGCTGTTCACTCATGCTAAGCCAGGCCTTGGTATAATGTGGTGCACGCTCACCTAACATCTGTGCGTTGGCTGACGTCGGACTGGGTGCGTACGGGGCAACCGAGATTTACTGATTAAAAACCAAAGTGGCCTAAGAACTTGGACGGAGGCTTCTTGTGTGGTCTGGATTTCTTCACGAAGTGCAGAGGGAAATGCAAGAACtcccccacacagccctgcctagCTGAAtcccacctctgtgcagggtTCTTCGCCCTGTCCTGGCTAAGGCTTCCCTCTGGCAGACACGCCCTTCACGCTCCAACCTTCCTAGCTggctgctgctccctgcagcctttccacccctgggagcttgggggagtctttggacttgtctacacttgaaacgccTACGCtgcgggaggggttctcccattggcgcggggaatccacctcccggagaggcggtAGCTAGTTGAAGGGAAGAATTCGTCCATCAGTGAAGCGCTGTCTACGCTgggacttaggtcggcttaaccATGCTGCTCAGGGGGGATATTTTTCACACCTCTGGGTGACGTAGCTGAGTAGATCTAATTTTCCAGTGTGGGGCAGTTCGTGCATTCCTGCTGCCCACCTTTGAGTCTCTCCTGGCTTCCTTCCTGCAGTGGCCCTTCTTAGCCACATGCCCTGCCTGTAGTGTGACGTAACTCATCAACCTAAGTGGAGAAAAGGAATAAAGTGGGTCGGGATGGGGCTGGCATCCTCTATCTCCTCTTAAATGGAACCCCCGGTCACGCCCAAAGAGCAGCTTATGGGGGATCTCCATCCCCAGAGGGATTAGGGATACTGGAGGGGAGGAAAGCTTTCCCACAGCAGGTGTGTGGTCTCCCTGTGACTTTAGCAGCATCCTGCAGGAGGCAGTTCCACAGatcaaaaaagaaataaaaaagtaaaagctTCTGCAAAGGATTGACGCTTGGCTTTTGTTGTGCACAGGTTCCAGGAGAAGGAAGACTCATGAATGGAGCAGcacgggggcagggggccatggacAAGAGAAGACTAGGTGTAACACCCACCCCTCTTTTACCCAGAACAACTTGCCTCACCTCCTAACAAGATCCTTTTCTTGGCTCAGGCCCGGGTCGACCTATGGGCCGACAGCCACCACCACCCAGCGTTCACTGCCACTGGTGTCTGCAGCACAATGAAGCAAAGGAGGGGCCTGaacacaaccccagccctgcggAGGTGACTCCCAAGGGTGTAACCATTGGGGATACCCCATCCCCCGTCCACACCCCCTAGGGGAACCccaagtcatgtgccccaggggATGTAGATCCATTTGTGGAGAACTCAAGACTATTTAAGACTGCTCTGGCAGTTCCGGATGCCGGACCCCAGCTGCTGCGTTCTCCGGGGAGAGCCTGTTGGTGTATTGTGCTTTGGGGGGGACGACAAGGGGGGTTTTCTCCCCTCTTTCAGGATCATGGGCTCTGGAGGACAGACCAGCTGGGGAGTCCTGGGTGCATATTTCCAGCCAAGGCAACAACCCCCTCCTCCTAGGAGAAGTAAATAAAACCCTATTTTGTACATGAACCATGCGTGTGTCACTCTCCTCCTGGGTCTAGAATCACAGATAtaggggccccgttgtgccgggcgctgcccagacacacagggagagacagtccctgccccagctgagatcagggccccgttgtgccaggcgctgcccagacacacggggagagacagtccctgccccagctgagatcagggccccgttgtgccgggtgctgcacagacacacagggagagacagtccctgccccaaatagcagccaaaggggggggggggggggaggcggcacAGAAAAGTAAAAGGACTTGCCTAAGGTCCCACATAGAGTCAGGGGCAGAGGCgtgaattgaacccaggtgtcctgagttcCCTGTTAAAACATTGACTGCACCTTCCTGCTTCCCCCAATGCCACCCCCTGTCCCTGGTGCTGAGGCTGGCAGAGCCTGGCCCTTCAGGACTGGCCCCCCACTCAGTCCTTCCTCCCGCCACCCCGTCCGTTCAGGACTGTCTAGAAAGGGCTGGAGACGGTGGGCAACAGCTGCCTCTCCCGCCCATATGCTGGCTGGGGGCACCCGTTCCCTCCACGCTGCTCCACATCAGAGATCCTCAGggattcccccccagccctcccccattCACACTCCCTCACATGGCTCCCCACTTTCCTCTCCACACCCCTTGCCCCCACTTTTCCCCTCAGCCCCCCATGGCCTTCCCCTCCTGTAACCCCTCTTCACTTaactcccccccacagctccccatttTCCATctccctgttcccactgaaactccccatccccccaaatatccccttccccctcctcagcccccccTTTTGTCCCACACAGGCCTTGTTCCACCTCACAGCTGCCAAGTGCACCCCTCTCCTCCATCTCTCctccttctgccccttccccagcctttcCCCACATGATCACACCTCTCAGCCCATGGTCTTCCACTGCATCGGACCCCACTTTTTCCCTCCCCGTGACCGCCCCAGAGCCTCCCTTCCCCACATAGTCCTACTTAGCCACGCCCCCTGTATCTCCCCCTCTGAGCCTGCCCACTTCTCCCTTTTGCTCCCGCAAGACCCCCAACTGTATGCCCCTCCCCTTATGCCCACCACTCAGTCCTCCCCTCAGAATCCCGCTCTCTCTATGATCCATCTGTGTTCCCCCTACTGTATCTCCCATACTGCCCCCTCATGAATTCCTCCTTTCCCTGTGGctgccccactgagccccccccaTGGCCTctcaagccctgcccccagctgtatTTACACTTCCCCCATGCCCCTCAGTCACTGTCCTCTCACAACTCCTATAGAGCCCCACCCTTTTCGCTCTCTCCACTGTCCCTCTTTCCCCCCTAGCTTCCCCCATGGCTGCCCCACTCagttcctccccccccagctgtATCCCCTTGCCCCCCCCTCAAGCTTGGTGCCCCCTCACTaagcccccctttccccaagtGCCCCCCCACAGAGGCCTGGCCCCATTGAGTCCCTCTTCCCTTTTTGATCCGCCATGGCCTCCCCACTCAGTACCTGCCCCCCAACTGCATCCCCCTTCCTCCCGTGCCCATCTCAGTCTTttcccccccactgagcccccccctTTCCACATGTCCCCCCCACTCAGCCCTGGTCCCTCCATTGGGCCCACAGTctcactgaccccccccccccggtatccctcttcccccccctcatGTGCTCCCAATGGttccactgagccccccacttCCCCTATGCCACCCACATGTGCCCCTATAGTGCCACTGACCCCCACAGTGTGTTTCCCTTCCCCTACACCGCACAGACCCACTGAGCCCCCTACTGCATTCCCCTGTGCCCCCAAGTGTCCCCCATAGTCCCACTGAGCCCCCCCACTGCATCCCCCTTCCCCTGTGCCCCCACGTGTCCCCCATAATCCCACAGAGCCCCCCACTGCATCCCCTTTCCCCTGTACCCCGCACATGTGCCCCCCATAGTCCCACTGACACCCCCCCTTGCTGACCCATCACGTGACAGCTCAGGCTGCCACCCCGGGGGGCCTcccaccagcccctccctgccttgGACATGACTCAGGCTAGAATTCTCTCCCGCCCCCTTTTTCTGGCCGCGCATGCGCGCCGCGCCCCCGTACGGCGGAAGCGCGGCGCGGAGAATTCCCTTCCAGAGGCggaggagcgggggcgggggacagTGTTCCGGGAACTCGCACCCGGAAGCGGGAAGTCGCGGGCCGCTGGCCGGAAGTGGCGCGCGGCTGGGGGTGGGAGCCCGGCGGTCGCTCGCCGCGGGCTGCTGGGAGAGC
The window above is part of the Natator depressus isolate rNatDep1 chromosome 14, rNatDep2.hap1, whole genome shotgun sequence genome. Proteins encoded here:
- the POLR1H gene encoding DNA-directed RNA polymerase I subunit RPA12; amino-acid sequence: MELGTSCFQSDLDFCPECGTILPLPGVQDKVTCVRCSFSIDVRDFEGKVVQSCVEFNRLGSVALMIMDDGQEVKGPMIDRKCPQCGHEGMVYHTRQMRSADEGQTVFYTCGQCKFQEKEDS